In one window of Coralliovum pocilloporae DNA:
- the ftsA gene encoding cell division protein FtsA → MKPLPQHRSSVVSVLDVGSTKVCCIIARLRPRDPGEALRGRTHQIEIIGFGQRQAQGMKSGVVTDMEAAERCIRHAVDAAERMANLTVDSLIVSMSAGRLQSETYSASVALDGHEVQEDDIARVLRAGRSHSLTEGRSSIHSLPIGYSLDGNRGISDPTDMFGNKLGVDMHVVTADHAPIRNLELCVNRCHLQVEAFVATPYASGLSVLVDDEAELGVACIDMGGGTTTISIFVEGQFVHTDGFAIGGHHVTMDIARGLSTRLADAERLKTLAGSALPSVSDDREILTVPPVGDDERDLPHQVPRSALTRIIRPRVEEILELARDKINSSGFSAQVGRRLVLTGGASQLTGMSEVARRILARNVRLGRPLGAAGLPEIAKGPSFSAAVGLLIYPQVAQIEQFATRKQKLSLTGTDGYFARVGQWFRECF, encoded by the coding sequence ATGAAGCCGTTGCCACAGCATCGCTCGTCTGTTGTGTCGGTTCTGGATGTCGGTTCCACCAAGGTCTGCTGCATCATCGCGCGGTTGCGTCCGCGTGATCCGGGTGAAGCACTACGTGGCCGGACCCATCAGATCGAGATTATCGGTTTTGGTCAGCGTCAGGCCCAGGGCATGAAGTCCGGTGTTGTTACCGATATGGAAGCGGCAGAACGCTGTATCCGTCACGCTGTTGATGCAGCGGAGCGGATGGCCAATCTGACCGTGGATTCTCTCATTGTCAGCATGTCTGCAGGCCGATTGCAGAGCGAAACATACAGCGCCAGCGTTGCTCTTGATGGCCATGAAGTGCAGGAAGATGATATTGCCCGGGTTCTTCGGGCCGGTCGGTCTCATTCGCTGACGGAAGGGCGTTCATCCATTCACTCCCTGCCGATTGGCTATTCTCTTGATGGCAATCGCGGCATCAGTGATCCGACAGATATGTTCGGCAACAAGCTCGGTGTGGATATGCATGTGGTCACTGCAGACCATGCGCCGATCCGGAACCTTGAGCTCTGTGTCAATCGCTGTCATCTGCAGGTGGAGGCTTTTGTTGCTACGCCTTATGCCAGCGGTCTTTCCGTTCTGGTGGACGATGAAGCTGAACTTGGCGTTGCCTGTATCGATATGGGTGGTGGCACCACAACGATTTCGATTTTCGTCGAGGGTCAGTTTGTGCATACCGATGGCTTTGCCATTGGCGGGCATCATGTGACCATGGATATTGCCCGCGGCCTGTCCACACGGCTGGCCGATGCGGAACGGCTGAAGACCCTTGCTGGCAGCGCTTTGCCGAGTGTGTCTGATGATCGTGAGATCCTGACCGTTCCGCCAGTCGGTGATGATGAGCGGGATTTGCCCCACCAGGTGCCACGCTCTGCGCTGACGCGGATCATCCGGCCTCGGGTTGAAGAGATCCTTGAGCTGGCTCGGGACAAGATTAATTCAAGCGGGTTTTCTGCCCAGGTCGGTCGCCGTCTGGTGCTGACCGGTGGTGCAAGCCAGCTTACGGGAATGTCGGAAGTCGCAAGACGGATTCTGGCGCGGAATGTTCGGCTCGGCCGTCCCCTTGGGGCTGCTGGTCTGCCGGAGATTGCCAAGGGGCCGTCTTTTTCCGCTGCGGTCGGCCTGCTGATTTATCCGCAGGTTGCCCAGATTGAACAGTTTGCAACGAGAAAACAAAAACTGTCCCTGACCGGGACGGACGGGTACTTCGCCCGGGTCGGTCAGTGGTTCAGGGAGTGCTTTTAA
- a CDS encoding cell division protein FtsQ/DivIB, with amino-acid sequence MQPLAKRHDGDSDGIKSAEQARLDREYSLRHRYGSFAKLASESWRLLNLTPKWLGTVSTVAFLSAAIVYGASLGGHLGPAVDAASKKAGLAITEVHISGQASVSESEILSQLGITPSTSLIAFNVADARDRLLANPWISSVTVQKFYPGTLRIAVTERRPFAVWQRGSLLSVVDQAGEPIIDVQGGDFASLPLIVGRGAQREAEGLFSELVRYPLLQSRLRASSRIADRRWNLHLDTGTVVLLPEEGLARALRDLDALARDRQILARDISRVDLRFADKVTLRLTDDAATERKAAFEAAIKRRKTGGDA; translated from the coding sequence TTGCAACCGTTAGCGAAGCGACATGATGGAGACAGCGACGGGATCAAATCCGCCGAACAGGCGCGACTTGATCGTGAATATTCGCTGCGTCATCGTTATGGTTCCTTCGCAAAACTGGCGTCTGAAAGCTGGCGCCTCCTCAATCTGACACCGAAGTGGCTTGGTACGGTATCAACGGTTGCCTTCCTTTCCGCAGCCATCGTGTATGGGGCATCTCTTGGCGGGCATCTCGGCCCGGCTGTTGATGCCGCGTCCAAAAAGGCCGGTCTGGCGATTACCGAAGTGCATATTTCCGGCCAGGCATCTGTGTCTGAATCAGAGATTCTGTCCCAGCTCGGAATTACCCCATCCACATCCCTCATTGCTTTCAATGTGGCAGATGCACGGGACCGGCTGCTGGCCAATCCCTGGATTTCATCTGTGACCGTACAGAAATTCTATCCCGGTACCTTGCGGATAGCTGTGACCGAGCGCCGGCCGTTTGCGGTCTGGCAGCGCGGCAGCCTGTTATCCGTGGTTGACCAGGCCGGTGAGCCGATCATTGATGTGCAGGGTGGCGATTTTGCCAGCCTTCCTCTGATTGTCGGACGAGGTGCCCAGCGTGAAGCCGAGGGGCTTTTCTCCGAACTGGTGCGCTATCCGCTTCTGCAGAGCCGTCTGCGGGCCTCATCTCGCATTGCAGACCGCCGCTGGAATCTGCATCTGGATACAGGCACTGTGGTTCTTCTGCCGGAAGAGGGACTTGCCCGCGCGCTTCGTGATCTGGATGCGCTTGCGCGGGATCGCCAGATTCTGGCCCGGGATATCTCACGGGTCGACTTGCGGTTCGCTGACAAGGTGACATTGCGTCTGACGGATGACGCTGCAACTGAGCGCAAGGCGGCTTTTGAAGCAGCCATCAAGCGGCGCAAGACGGGAGGTGACGCATGA
- a CDS encoding D-alanine--D-alanine ligase — MMSTGKHVAVLMGGWSAERSVSLASGNACADALEDAGYRVTRVDAEPSVATVLQELKPDVVFNALHGPYGEDGCIQGILETLSIPYTHSGVLASALAMHKEKAKDVMREAGVPVAESKIVHRLDAAREHVMKPPYVIKPVNEGSSYGVLIVSEDMEHPPQQLYSDNWPYGEIVMVERYIPGRELTCAVMGDVALGVIEILPDEGFYDFDSKYRPGGSKHILPAEISPNIYQNIQTLTLRAHQSLGCRGVSRADFRFDDRLHGTGELICLEVNTQPGMTETSLVPELAADAGHDFRALVSWMVEDASCNR; from the coding sequence ATGATGAGCACTGGTAAGCATGTAGCTGTTCTGATGGGCGGATGGTCCGCGGAACGGAGTGTTAGTCTTGCGTCCGGCAATGCCTGCGCTGATGCTCTTGAGGACGCAGGCTACCGTGTGACACGGGTGGATGCCGAGCCGTCTGTTGCGACTGTGCTGCAGGAGCTGAAGCCCGATGTGGTTTTCAATGCCCTGCATGGCCCATACGGTGAGGATGGTTGTATTCAGGGCATTCTTGAGACGCTCAGCATCCCCTATACGCATTCCGGTGTCCTTGCATCTGCACTGGCGATGCACAAGGAAAAGGCCAAGGATGTGATGCGTGAGGCGGGTGTACCCGTTGCAGAATCAAAAATTGTCCACAGATTAGATGCAGCGCGCGAACATGTGATGAAGCCGCCTTATGTCATCAAACCGGTGAATGAGGGGTCCAGTTATGGCGTTCTGATTGTCTCTGAAGACATGGAACATCCACCCCAACAGCTCTATTCAGATAACTGGCCATATGGCGAAATTGTTATGGTTGAGCGCTATATTCCGGGCCGCGAGCTGACCTGTGCGGTGATGGGTGACGTGGCCCTGGGGGTGATTGAGATCCTGCCTGACGAAGGCTTCTATGATTTCGATTCAAAATATCGCCCTGGTGGATCAAAACACATTCTTCCGGCAGAAATTTCACCGAATATTTACCAAAACATACAGACATTAACCTTAAGAGCACATCAATCGCTTGGCTGTCGCGGTGTGAGTCGCGCTGATTTCCGGTTCGATGACCGATTGCACGGCACAGGTGAGTTGATTTGTCTTGAAGTTAATACGCAGCCCGGCATGACGGAAACGTCACTGGTGCCGGAACTTGCAGCAGATGCCGGACATGATTTCCGCGCATTGGTCAGTTGGATGGTGGAGGACGCTTCTTGCAACCGTTAG
- the murB gene encoding UDP-N-acetylmuramate dehydrogenase translates to MSFPDLLEEHGSAFEGVRGRLITNAPLKDYVWFRVGGPAQLLFQPADEEDLARFLAVLPEDIPVTVLGLGSNTLVRDGGVAGVVVRLSAKGFGQITTEPDHHLRVGAAVPDVRAAKAAADAGIAGLSFYRGIPGGIGGALRMNAGAYGGETKDFLIEARAVDRQGQVHILSNADFGYSYRHSEASGDLIFTEALYRGSAGEPDALRAEMEQITASREATQPVKSRTGGSTFKNPEGHKSWQLIDAAGCRGMNIGDAQVSELHCNFLLNTGNATATELELLGETVRSQVLATSGIRLDWEIKRIGTLPDGVNIQPFLGR, encoded by the coding sequence ATGAGTTTCCCGGATCTTCTGGAAGAACACGGCTCTGCTTTTGAAGGTGTCCGTGGGCGCCTGATCACCAATGCTCCGCTGAAGGATTATGTCTGGTTCCGTGTCGGTGGACCGGCGCAGCTGCTTTTCCAACCTGCTGATGAAGAGGACCTGGCCCGGTTTCTGGCGGTTCTGCCGGAAGACATTCCTGTCACGGTTCTGGGTCTTGGGTCCAACACTCTTGTGCGGGATGGTGGTGTTGCCGGGGTTGTTGTACGCCTCTCGGCCAAGGGGTTCGGGCAGATTACCACGGAACCCGATCACCATTTGCGCGTCGGTGCTGCTGTGCCTGATGTCAGAGCAGCCAAGGCGGCGGCTGATGCGGGGATAGCGGGGCTGTCCTTCTACCGGGGCATTCCGGGTGGTATTGGCGGCGCATTGCGCATGAATGCCGGTGCCTATGGCGGTGAGACGAAGGATTTCCTCATCGAAGCCCGCGCGGTTGATAGGCAGGGGCAGGTTCATATCCTGTCAAACGCTGATTTCGGATACAGCTATCGGCACTCAGAAGCATCTGGTGACCTGATTTTCACGGAAGCCCTGTATCGCGGTTCTGCCGGGGAACCGGACGCGTTGCGCGCTGAGATGGAGCAGATCACAGCCTCGCGTGAAGCGACGCAGCCGGTAAAGAGCCGTACGGGAGGCTCGACGTTCAAGAATCCGGAAGGGCACAAGTCCTGGCAGCTTATTGATGCGGCAGGTTGCCGTGGCATGAATATCGGCGATGCCCAGGTTTCTGAATTGCACTGCAATTTCCTGCTCAATACCGGAAACGCGACGGCCACGGAACTTGAACTGCTTGGGGAGACGGTTCGGTCTCAGGTTCTGGCAACAAGCGGCATTCGGCTTGACTGGGAAATCAAGCGGATTGGCACCTTGCCGGATGGCGTGAATATTCAACCCTTTCTCGGGAGATAA
- the murC gene encoding UDP-N-acetylmuramate--L-alanine ligase: protein MKMPQDIGPIHFVGIGGIGMSGIAEVLNNLGYRVQGSDMSDSANVQRLRAKGISVSIGHAEENLGEARVLVVSSAIKPDNPELCAARDRMVPVVRRAEMLAELMRLRSAVAVGGTHGKTTTTSLVATLLDAAGFDPTVINGGIINAYGTNARLGEGQWMVVEADESDGTFVKLPADVAIVTNIDPEHLDHYGTFDNAREAFRLFVENVPFYGFAVMCLDHPEVQALVGRIEDRRIVTYGANPQADIRFRNVRSDNGFSKFDLIARDRATGVETAINDLTLPMPGLHNISNSVAAIAVALNLDVSEDAIRTGLQNFGGVKRRFTATGTWNGIRIFDDYAHHPVEIAAVLQAARSATEGKVVAVMQPHRYTRLHDLFDEFCGCFNDADTVIIADVYEAGEEPIEGADKTGLVSGLRSHGHRSVLPLEGPESLAGLIREQAEPGDLVICLGAGSITHWAHALPEALEQLEGGKG, encoded by the coding sequence ATGAAAATGCCTCAGGATATCGGACCCATTCATTTTGTGGGTATTGGTGGTATCGGGATGAGCGGGATCGCCGAGGTTCTGAATAATCTCGGATATCGGGTTCAGGGCTCCGATATGTCAGACAGCGCCAATGTTCAGCGTCTGAGAGCCAAGGGCATTTCGGTTTCTATCGGGCATGCCGAGGAGAATCTCGGTGAGGCACGGGTTCTGGTCGTATCATCCGCCATCAAGCCGGATAATCCGGAGCTGTGTGCTGCACGTGACCGTATGGTGCCTGTTGTTCGGCGCGCGGAAATGCTGGCTGAACTGATGCGCCTTCGTTCGGCTGTGGCTGTTGGTGGTACGCATGGTAAGACCACCACCACGTCTCTGGTGGCAACTCTGCTTGATGCTGCGGGGTTTGATCCGACCGTTATCAATGGCGGTATCATCAATGCTTACGGCACCAATGCACGTCTTGGAGAAGGCCAGTGGATGGTGGTCGAGGCAGACGAATCCGATGGCACATTCGTCAAGCTTCCTGCCGATGTAGCGATTGTCACCAATATCGACCCGGAGCATCTGGACCATTACGGCACATTTGACAATGCCCGTGAGGCGTTCCGGCTGTTTGTCGAGAATGTACCGTTTTATGGTTTCGCGGTGATGTGTCTTGACCACCCGGAAGTGCAGGCTCTTGTGGGTCGGATTGAGGACCGTCGGATCGTCACTTATGGTGCAAATCCGCAGGCTGATATCCGGTTCCGCAATGTGCGCTCCGATAACGGGTTCTCGAAATTTGATCTAATCGCGCGCGATCGCGCGACCGGAGTGGAAACGGCTATCAATGATCTGACTCTTCCCATGCCGGGTCTGCACAATATCTCGAACTCTGTTGCTGCAATCGCGGTCGCGCTCAACCTTGATGTATCGGAAGACGCGATCAGAACCGGGTTGCAGAATTTTGGCGGGGTCAAGCGCCGCTTTACGGCAACCGGAACCTGGAACGGCATCCGCATCTTTGATGATTACGCCCATCATCCGGTAGAGATTGCAGCGGTTTTGCAGGCTGCGCGCTCGGCGACAGAAGGCAAGGTAGTCGCGGTCATGCAGCCACACCGCTATACGCGTCTGCATGACCTGTTTGATGAATTCTGCGGCTGTTTCAATGATGCGGACACGGTGATCATTGCTGATGTCTATGAAGCCGGTGAGGAGCCGATTGAAGGTGCGGACAAGACCGGGCTTGTATCCGGTTTGAGAAGCCACGGCCACCGCAGTGTGCTGCCGCTGGAAGGACCGGAGAGCCTTGCCGGGTTGATCCGCGAGCAGGCCGAACCGGGAGACCTTGTGATTTGTCTCGGGGCTGGCAGTATTACACATTGGGCTCATGCCCTGCCGGAGGCGCTTGAACAGCTTGAAGGAGGGAAGGGATGA
- the murG gene encoding undecaprenyldiphospho-muramoylpentapeptide beta-N-acetylglucosaminyltransferase, protein MQSESDPKRVFVAAGGTGGHVFPAAALTAELLKRDYLVHWLTDDRVSSYDEAFLGARIHRVSSATFARKSPVALARGAIQLLTGFYESRQLIKRYQPDLIVGFGGYPTFPPLYMGQKLGVPTCIHEQNAVLGRANKAVLKNIHAVAMSLPQTRGLDGHARTIHTGNPVRPEVIEAADRPYPTMGGHLPFRLLVFGGSQGAQFLSEVVPAAFELLPEDKRNLVSVVQQCRPENLSTTLARYRALGMSIELETFFEDLPQRMAESHLVISRAGASTVSELAVIGRPAILIPYPGALDHDQRLNAEGLAEAGGAWIREQADLTPERLAGDLSALLDEPEKLWTAASAAKSAGYPDAAVRLADLVDELTHNSN, encoded by the coding sequence ATGCAGTCTGAATCAGATCCCAAACGTGTTTTTGTTGCCGCTGGTGGGACCGGTGGTCATGTGTTCCCGGCAGCCGCACTGACTGCTGAGTTGCTCAAACGTGACTATCTGGTGCACTGGCTGACCGATGATCGGGTTTCTTCCTATGATGAGGCTTTTCTGGGCGCGCGGATTCATCGGGTGTCATCAGCGACTTTTGCCCGGAAATCACCGGTAGCGCTGGCGCGGGGTGCCATTCAGCTTCTGACCGGGTTTTATGAATCCCGACAGCTTATCAAGCGTTACCAGCCTGATCTTATTGTCGGTTTTGGCGGCTATCCGACTTTCCCTCCGCTGTATATGGGGCAGAAGCTCGGTGTGCCGACCTGTATCCATGAGCAGAATGCCGTATTGGGCCGGGCGAACAAAGCTGTTCTGAAGAACATCCATGCTGTTGCCATGAGCCTGCCGCAGACGCGCGGGCTTGATGGTCATGCGCGAACCATCCACACGGGCAATCCTGTCCGTCCTGAAGTGATTGAGGCGGCAGACAGGCCTTATCCGACCATGGGCGGCCATCTGCCGTTCCGGCTTCTGGTTTTCGGCGGCAGTCAGGGCGCTCAATTCCTGTCTGAGGTAGTGCCTGCTGCGTTTGAGCTGTTGCCCGAGGACAAGCGCAATCTTGTTTCGGTTGTGCAGCAATGTCGTCCTGAGAACCTCTCCACAACGCTTGCGCGCTATCGGGCACTTGGGATGAGTATCGAGCTGGAAACCTTCTTTGAGGATTTGCCGCAGCGCATGGCTGAAAGCCATCTGGTGATTTCGCGCGCTGGAGCATCCACTGTATCGGAACTGGCTGTTATCGGACGACCGGCTATTCTCATTCCTTACCCGGGTGCGCTTGATCATGATCAGCGGCTGAATGCTGAAGGTCTGGCAGAGGCCGGCGGGGCATGGATCAGAGAGCAGGCTGATCTGACACCGGAGCGTCTGGCGGGAGATCTGAGCGCGCTTCTTGATGAACCGGAAAAACTATGGACTGCGGCCTCTGCGGCCAAATCTGCGGGCTATCCCGATGCCGCTGTCAGGCTGGCTGATCTTGTGGATGAGCTGACTCACAACTCGAATTGA
- the ftsW gene encoding putative lipid II flippase FtsW — translation MVSRTEGGTLIGRWWWTVDRYLLFSVIALMITGFIFSFAASPPVAERLGLDSYHFVKRHAVFMIPSLVIFLGVSLLSPKQVRRLALLVFLGGVALMIVTLFIGLEIKGARRWISVGGFSLQPSEFVKPALIILSGWLFAEHKRQADIPGNIFAILLLVMVVSLLVAQPDFGQTALVGAAWGMVFFMAGLSWTWIFALAGLGVIGGVIAYLTVAHVAGRINRFLDPSSGDTFQVDTAIDAFVKGGWFGRGPGEGTVKRILPDSHTDFIFAVAAEEFGIIVCLLLLAIMVFVVMRGLYQAQRLDDAFHRLATFGLVSLFGLQVVINLGVNLKLMPAKGMTLPFISYGGSSMLSAAFVMGVVLAFTRSKPVRSALRHRQPLARSEQVTKPDAV, via the coding sequence ATGGTCAGCCGGACGGAAGGCGGAACCCTGATCGGTCGATGGTGGTGGACTGTCGACCGGTATCTGCTGTTTTCCGTCATCGCCCTTATGATCACCGGGTTTATTTTCTCATTTGCCGCCAGCCCTCCGGTTGCTGAACGGCTGGGGCTTGATTCCTACCATTTCGTCAAACGCCATGCTGTGTTCATGATCCCGTCTCTCGTGATCTTTCTCGGCGTTTCGCTGCTGTCTCCAAAACAGGTGCGACGGCTCGCGCTTCTGGTTTTCCTGGGCGGTGTTGCCCTGATGATCGTGACGCTGTTTATCGGTCTTGAAATCAAGGGCGCCCGCCGCTGGATCTCGGTGGGTGGTTTCTCACTGCAGCCGTCTGAGTTCGTGAAGCCCGCCTTGATCATTCTGTCTGGCTGGTTGTTTGCAGAACACAAGCGTCAGGCGGATATTCCGGGCAATATCTTTGCCATTCTGCTTTTGGTTATGGTGGTGTCTCTGCTCGTCGCCCAGCCGGATTTCGGCCAGACTGCTCTGGTCGGGGCCGCCTGGGGTATGGTGTTTTTCATGGCCGGTCTGTCCTGGACCTGGATTTTCGCGCTGGCCGGGCTTGGTGTGATTGGCGGTGTGATTGCCTACCTCACCGTTGCCCATGTGGCAGGGCGTATCAATCGCTTTCTTGACCCGTCATCGGGGGACACGTTTCAGGTGGATACAGCCATTGATGCCTTTGTCAAAGGTGGCTGGTTCGGACGGGGGCCGGGCGAGGGGACCGTGAAACGGATCCTGCCGGATTCCCATACGGATTTCATCTTTGCGGTGGCTGCCGAGGAATTCGGCATCATCGTCTGCCTGCTGCTGCTGGCTATCATGGTGTTTGTGGTCATGCGCGGGCTCTATCAGGCGCAGCGTCTCGATGATGCCTTTCATCGTCTGGCGACATTCGGCCTTGTCTCGCTGTTCGGCCTGCAGGTGGTGATCAATCTCGGGGTTAATCTCAAGCTGATGCCTGCCAAAGGCATGACATTGCCATTCATTTCCTATGGCGGGTCATCCATGTTATCAGCCGCTTTTGTCATGGGGGTGGTTCTCGCCTTCACCCGCAGCAAGCCGGTGCGATCCGCGCTCAGGCATCGCCAGCCTCTTGCCCGTTCTGAACAGGTTACCAAACCAGATGCAGTCTGA
- the murD gene encoding UDP-N-acetylmuramoyl-L-alanine--D-glutamate ligase, which translates to MIKATTFKGKSVALFGLGGSGMATARALVAGGAQVLAADDNQGRMDEAAREGIPVGSLDDADWGRFDSLVLAPGVPLTHPVPHRIVNLANRAGVEIIGDIEVFCRERAARAPGSKLVAITGTNGKSTTTALVAHGLKACGFNVQMGGNIGVAVLSLDELSDNAVYVLECSSYQIDLAPTLDPTIGVLLNISPDHIDRHGSFEHYAAVKRNLVAQSETAVIGIDDETTRSISETLKSDGVSVIDISTRQALGHGLYAMADQLVDTLSGRRHVVTRLTGIPSLRGRHNAQNAAAYAAIARCLGVSYDALAKGLRSFPGLAHRMEEVRRIADIAFVNDSKATNVDAAATALGSFQDIFWIAGGRAKDGGIDELEPFYPRIRKAYLIGEAAEPFAATLGKKVPHEIASTMDHAVVLAARDAFRSGLDEAVVLLSPACASFDQYDNFELRGDAFRKAVEALDLDQPKAEAL; encoded by the coding sequence ATGATCAAGGCAACCACATTCAAGGGAAAATCGGTTGCTCTGTTCGGGCTTGGCGGCAGTGGCATGGCAACCGCCAGAGCTCTTGTTGCCGGGGGCGCACAGGTTCTCGCAGCTGATGACAATCAGGGTCGGATGGATGAAGCGGCCAGGGAGGGTATCCCCGTTGGCAGTCTTGATGACGCGGACTGGGGTCGGTTTGACTCTCTCGTCCTTGCGCCAGGTGTTCCGCTGACCCATCCGGTGCCGCACCGGATCGTCAATCTGGCCAATAGGGCCGGTGTCGAGATTATCGGTGATATTGAAGTTTTTTGCCGCGAGCGAGCTGCTCGTGCGCCGGGTTCAAAGCTTGTTGCAATTACCGGAACCAACGGTAAGTCAACCACAACGGCGCTTGTGGCGCACGGTTTGAAGGCCTGCGGTTTCAATGTGCAGATGGGCGGCAATATCGGCGTTGCTGTGCTCTCGCTGGATGAACTGTCTGACAATGCCGTTTATGTTCTCGAATGTTCGTCCTATCAGATTGATCTGGCGCCAACGCTTGATCCGACGATTGGTGTTCTGCTGAATATCAGCCCAGACCATATCGACAGGCATGGCTCGTTCGAGCATTATGCAGCAGTGAAGCGGAATCTTGTGGCGCAGTCGGAGACCGCCGTCATCGGTATTGATGACGAGACAACGCGGTCTATTTCAGAGACACTGAAATCTGATGGTGTCTCTGTGATCGACATCAGCACACGACAGGCGCTGGGTCATGGTCTGTATGCTATGGCTGACCAGCTGGTTGATACTCTGTCCGGGCGTCGTCACGTGGTGACCCGCCTTACCGGCATTCCGTCTCTGAGAGGTCGGCATAACGCGCAGAATGCAGCTGCCTATGCTGCTATCGCCCGTTGCCTTGGTGTCAGCTATGACGCGCTGGCCAAGGGGCTGAGGAGCTTTCCCGGACTGGCTCACCGTATGGAAGAGGTTCGCCGGATTGCCGACATTGCCTTTGTAAATGACTCCAAAGCCACCAATGTGGATGCGGCTGCAACGGCTCTTGGTTCGTTCCAGGATATTTTCTGGATTGCGGGTGGTCGTGCCAAGGATGGCGGTATCGATGAGCTTGAGCCATTCTACCCGCGTATCCGGAAGGCCTATCTGATTGGCGAGGCGGCAGAGCCGTTTGCCGCCACTCTGGGCAAAAAAGTGCCGCACGAGATCGCCTCAACAATGGATCATGCCGTTGTTCTGGCAGCGCGTGATGCTTTCCGGTCGGGCCTGGATGAAGCTGTTGTTCTTCTGTCTCCGGCCTGTGCTTCTTTCGATCAGTATGACAATTTCGAGTTGCGTGGTGATGCCTTCAGAAAGGCTGTGGAAGCGCTCGATCTGGACCAGCCGAAAGCGGAGGCCCTCTGA
- the mraY gene encoding phospho-N-acetylmuramoyl-pentapeptide-transferase: MFLLLAELSDQISVLNVFRYITFRTGGAVMTALLFVFLFGPGIIDSLRVRQGKGQPIREDGPQSHILTKKGTPTMGGLMILSSVLVSTLLWADLSNPYVWVVMGVTLGFGLIGLYDDYLKVTKSSHKGFSGRSRLGLEALIAGIACLVVALVGDTAFATSLAFPFFKDLVVDLGWFFILFGAFVIVGAGNAVNLTDGLDGLAIVPVMIAGASFGMIAYLTGNEVFSSYLQIHYVVGAGELSILCGALIGAGLGFLWFNAPPAAIFMGDTGSLALGGMLGAISVAIKHEIVLAIIGGLFVLEAVSVIIQVGSYKLTGKRVFRMAPIHHHFEHLGWTEPQVVIRFWIIAVVLALIGLSTLKLR; this comes from the coding sequence ATGTTTCTTCTTCTTGCGGAGTTGTCGGACCAGATCTCGGTTCTGAACGTGTTCCGTTATATTACGTTCAGGACTGGCGGTGCCGTGATGACGGCCTTGCTGTTTGTCTTCCTGTTTGGACCGGGGATCATTGACAGTTTGCGGGTTCGTCAGGGGAAGGGACAGCCTATCCGCGAGGATGGTCCGCAGAGCCATATCCTGACCAAAAAAGGCACGCCGACCATGGGCGGGTTGATGATCCTGTCTAGCGTTCTGGTTTCCACTCTGCTCTGGGCTGATCTGAGCAATCCGTATGTCTGGGTGGTTATGGGTGTGACGCTCGGTTTCGGTCTCATTGGTCTTTATGATGATTATCTCAAGGTGACGAAATCATCCCACAAGGGCTTTTCCGGCCGGTCCCGGTTGGGGTTGGAAGCGCTTATTGCCGGTATTGCCTGCCTTGTTGTGGCGCTTGTGGGCGATACGGCTTTCGCTACATCACTTGCTTTCCCGTTCTTCAAGGATCTGGTGGTTGACCTTGGCTGGTTCTTCATCCTGTTCGGAGCCTTTGTGATTGTTGGTGCGGGCAATGCGGTTAACCTGACCGATGGTCTGGATGGTCTTGCTATTGTCCCGGTGATGATTGCCGGTGCCAGCTTTGGCATGATTGCCTATCTCACCGGAAACGAGGTGTTCTCATCCTATCTCCAGATCCACTATGTGGTCGGCGCGGGTGAGCTCTCCATTCTCTGTGGTGCACTGATTGGTGCGGGGCTGGGCTTCCTGTGGTTCAATGCACCGCCAGCGGCCATCTTCATGGGTGATACCGGGTCTCTGGCTCTTGGAGGTATGCTGGGGGCTATTTCGGTCGCCATTAAACACGAGATCGTTCTGGCTATTATCGGCGGGCTCTTCGTCCTTGAGGCTGTGTCGGTCATCATCCAGGTGGGGTCCTACAAGCTGACCGGTAAGCGGGTGTTCCGCATGGCTCCGATCCATCACCACTTTGAGCATCTTGGCTGGACAGAGCCGCAGGTGGTGATCCGGTTCTGGATTATTGCTGTTGTCCTGGCGCTTATCGGCCTGTCGACGCTGAAGCTGAGGTAG